One region of Macadamia integrifolia cultivar HAES 741 chromosome 11, SCU_Mint_v3, whole genome shotgun sequence genomic DNA includes:
- the LOC122093547 gene encoding transcription factor MYB102-like → MGRTPCCDKNGLKKGPWTPEEDQKLIDYIQKHGHGSWRTLPKNAGLQRCGKSCRLRWTNYLRPDIKRGRFSFEEEETIIQLHSILGNKWSAIAARLPGRTDNEIKNYWNTHIRKRLLRMGIDPVTHSPRLDLLDLSSLLSSPLYNQSQLNNVSRFLGIQPLINPEFLRFATTLLSSQTDNNNPDLDLHLLQNLQENNQLCNSRVQTQFPSFDSNQIQNPILNENHLLQTNVDQFPSICHDSQTSCAWQDNVALPSNLTENLNIPMSNYCYNNNSSDQSLVDPVSENSNLQYNNCNYQNLIFPSVLSTPSSPSPTALNSSSTYINSSTEDERDSYCSNMLKFELPDILDVNEFM, encoded by the exons ATGGGTAGAACGCCTTGTTGTgacaaaaatggattgaagaaagGTCCCTGGACTCCAGAAGAGGATCAAAAGCTAATTGATTATATCCAGAAACATGGCCATGGAAGTTGGAGAACTCTACCCAAGAATGCAG GGCTTCAGAGATGTGGAAAGAGTTGCAGACTTCGATGGACAAACTATCTGAGACCTGATATCAAGAGAGGAAGGTTCtcctttgaagaagaagaaaccataATTCAGCTTCACAGTATTTTGGGTAACAA GTGGTCTGCCATTGCTGCTCGCTTGCCGGGTAGGACTGATAATGAAATCAAGAACTACTGGAACACCCACATTAGAAAGAGGCTTCTGCGAATGGGAATTGACCCTGTAACTCATAGTCCAAGACTTGATCTTCTCgatctctcctctcttcttagCTCACCTCTCTACAACCAATCTCAACTGAATAATGTGTCTAGATTTCTTGGGATTCAACCTCTCATTAATCCTGAGTTCCTGAGGTTTGCCACTACTCTCTTATCATCCCAAACCGACAACAACAACCCTGACCTTGACCTTCATCTTCTACAAAATCTCCAAGAAAACAACCAACTCTGCAACTCCCGAGTTCAAACACAGTTCCCTTCTTTCGATTCTAatcaaatccaaaacccaattctgaATGAAAACCATCTATTGCAGACCAATGTGGACCAGTTCCCTTCAATTTGCCATGATTCCCAAACCAGCTGTGCCTGGCAAGACAATGTTGCTCTTCCTTCTAATTTGACAGAGAATTTGAATATTCCTATGTCCAATTACTgctacaacaacaacagctcTGACCAATCGTTGGTCGACcctgtttctgaaaactcaaATTTACAATACAACAACTGCAATTACCAGAATTTAATCTTTCCTTCGGTCCTCTCCACACCTTCATCACCAAGCCCAACTGCTTTgaattcatcttccacatacaTCAACAGCAGCACTGAAGATGAGAGGGATAGCTATTGCAGTAACATGTTGAAATTCGAACTCCCTGATATCTTGGACGTCAATGAATTCATGTAA